One genomic region from Microcystis panniformis FACHB-1757 encodes:
- a CDS encoding chromophore lyase CpcT/CpeT: MTHSTDIKTLARWMAADFSNQEQAFANPPFFAHIRVCMRPLPDELLKGTSLFLEQAYDFMLNTPYRLRVFKLSVVDDHIELENFKVKEEANFFGASREPQRLKNLSLDLLEPMPGCDMNVTWTGNSFKGVVKPGKQCLIFRKDRMTYLDNSFEISEQGLISVDRGLDPETDQLVWGSIAGPFEFVRRSSFAEEV; encoded by the coding sequence ATGACTCATTCCACGGACATAAAAACCCTAGCACGATGGATGGCGGCGGATTTTAGTAATCAAGAACAAGCTTTTGCTAATCCGCCTTTTTTTGCCCATATTCGCGTGTGTATGCGTCCTTTGCCCGATGAATTACTGAAGGGAACCAGTTTATTTTTAGAGCAGGCCTACGATTTTATGCTCAATACTCCCTATCGTTTGCGAGTATTTAAATTATCGGTAGTCGATGACCATATTGAACTAGAAAACTTTAAAGTTAAAGAGGAAGCTAACTTTTTTGGTGCTTCTAGAGAACCCCAACGTCTCAAAAATCTCAGCTTAGACCTATTAGAACCGATGCCGGGTTGTGATATGAATGTAACTTGGACAGGTAACAGTTTTAAAGGGGTGGTGAAACCGGGGAAACAATGTTTAATCTTTCGCAAAGATAGAATGACTTATTTGGATAATAGTTTTGAAATTAGTGAACAGGGATTAATTAGCGTTGATCGCGGTTTAGATCCCGAAACCGATCAATTAGTCTGGGGTTCGATCGCCGGTCCCTTTGAGTTTGTGCGTCGCAGTAGTTTTGCTGAGGAAGTGTGA